In Arachis hypogaea cultivar Tifrunner chromosome 17, arahy.Tifrunner.gnm2.J5K5, whole genome shotgun sequence, a single window of DNA contains:
- the LOC112766402 gene encoding aminopeptidase M1: MDQFKGQPRLPKFAIPKRYDIRLKPDLTSCRFAGSVAVDLDIVAATSFIVLNAAELTVADGSVSFMHRDSSKVIKPSRVELFENDEILVLEFAEAVPIGLGVLAIQFEGTLNDRMKGFYRSTYEHNGEKKNMAVTQFEPADARRCFPCWDEPACKATFKITLDVPSELVALSNMPVVEEKVDGSLKTVSYQESPIMSTYLVAVVVGLFDYVEDHTSDGVKVRVYCQVGKANQGKFALHVATRTLELYKEYFATPYPLPKMDMIAIPDFAAGAMENYGLVTYRETALLFDEQHSAAVNKQRVATVVGHELAHQWFGNLVTMEWWTDLWLNEGFATWVSYLATDSLFPDWKIWSQFVNESTEGLRLDGLAESHPIEVEVNHAGEIDEIFDSISYRKGASVIRMLQSYLGAESFQRSLASYIKKHAYSNAKTVDLWNALEEGSGEPVNKLMSSWTKQQGYPVVSVKVNDQKLEFNQSQFLSSGANGEGQWVVPVTLCFGSYDVRKNFLLQAKSEALDIKELVGSQIAGDQVANSWIKVNVDQTGFYRVKYDEPLAARLRYAIDKQLLSTADRHGILDDLFALCMARQESLTSLINLMGAYRGEVEYIVLSNLISVSYKVRRIAADAVPDLVDYFKQFFINLFQYTAERLGWEPKPGESHLDAMLRGEILTALAQFGHDLTLEEANKRFQAFLNDRNTPLCPPDIRKATYVAVMQQASKTNRSGYESLLKVYRETDLSQEKIRILGSLSDTPDPDLVLEVLNFMLTPEVRSQDVIMGLPTSPEGREVAWEWLKENWKRILETYGSGFLITRFVSAVVSPFASVEKAKEVEDFFASHGGTKPIARTLKQSLERVNINANWVESVKDEKNLADAVKELAYRKY, encoded by the exons atggatcAGTTCAAAGGCCAACCTCGTCTTCCCAAATTCGCCATTCCAAAACGCTACGACATAAGACTCAAACCGGACCTCACTTCCTGTCGTTTTGCTGGTTCTGTTGCCGTCGACCTTGACATCGTCGCCGCCACCTCTTTCATCGTTCTCAATGCCGCCGAGCTCACCGTCGCTGACGGTTCAGTTTCGTTCATGCACCGTGACTCTTCGAAG GTGATCAAGCCTTCGAGAGTTGAGTTGTTCGAAAATGATGAGATTTTGGTGCTGGAGTTTGCAGAGGCGGTTCCGATTGGGTTGGGTGTGTTGGCCATTCAATTTGAAGGAACCTTGAATGATAGAATGAAAGGGTTTTACAGAAG TACCTATGAGCATAATGGTGAGAAGAAGAACATGGCAGTCACACAGTTTGAACCAGCTGATGCCAGGCGATGCTTTCCTTGCTGGGATGAACCTGCATGCAAG GCTACTTTCAAGATCACTTTGGATGTGCCTTCTGAGCTTGTTGCTCTGTCTAACATGCCTGTTGTGGAAGAAAAAGTAGATGGAAGTCTGAAAACAGTTTCATATCAGGAATCTCCAATCATGTCTACATATTTGGTTGCAGTTGTTGTTGGTTTATTTGATTATGTGGAAGATCATACATCCGAtg GGGTCAAAGTTCGAGTATATTGTCAAGTTGGCAAGGCAAACCAAGGGAAATTTGCATTACATGTTGCTACGAGAACTTTGGAACTATACAAGGA GTATTTTGCCACACCCTACCCTCTACCAAAAATGGATATGATTGCAATCCCTGATTTTGCTGCTGGAGCCATGGAAAATTATGGTTTGGTTACATATCGCGAAACTGCTTTGCTTTTTGATGAGCAGCATTCTGCTGCTGTTAACAAGCAGAGG GTTGCGACTGTTGTTGGCCATGAACTGGCTCACCAGTGGTTCGGTAATCTTGTTACAATGGAGTGGTGGACGGATCTATGGCTGAATGAGGGGTTTGCAACATGG GTTAGCTATTTAGCAACTGATAGCTTGTTTCCTGACTGGAAAATATGGTCTCAATTCGTAAATGAATCTACTGAGGGTCTCAGGTTGGATGGGCTTGCGGAATCCCACCCAATTGAG GTAGAAGTAAATCATGCTGGCGAGATTGATGAAATATTTGATTCAATAAGTTATAGAAAAGGTGCATCTGTAATTAGGATGCTGCAAAGCTATCTTGGTGCTGAAAGCTTTCAG AGGTCTTTAGCTTCGTATATTAAAAAGCATGCTTATTCAAATGCCAAAACTGTGGATCTATGGAATGCACTTGAGGAGGGATCTGGCGAACCTGTCAACAAGTTAATGAGCTCGTGGACAAAGCAGCAGGGATATCCTGTTGTATCAGTTAAAGTCAATGATCAGAAACTGGAGTTTAATCAG TCGCAATTCTTGTCAAGTGGTGCCAACGGAGAAGGACAGTGGGTTGTTCCAGTAACACTATGCTTTGGCTCATATGATGTTCGCAAGAATTTCCTGTTGCAAGCAAAATCTGAAGCACTTGACATTAAGGAGTTAGTGGGTTCACAGATTGCTGGAGATCAAGTTGCAAATTCTTGGATTAAAGTTAATGTGGATCAGACAGGTTTCTATAGGGTGAAATATGACGAGCCTCTTGCGGCTAGACTTAGATATGCCATAGATAAACAGTTATTATCTACAGCAGACCGACATG GAATTTTGGATGATTTATTTGCACTTTGTATGGCTCGCCAAGAATCATTGACATCGCTGATAAACTTGATGGGAGCTTACAGAGGGGAAGTTGAATATATTGTGCTGTCAAACCTGATTTCT GTTAGCTATAAAGTCAGAAGGATTGCAGCTGATGCAGTACCAGACTTGGTAGATTATTTCAAGCAATTCTTTATCAACCTTTTCCAATACACTGCGGA GAGGCTTGGTTGGGAACCTAAACCAGGAGAAAGTCATCTCGATGCAATGTTGAGAGGAGAAATTTTGACTGCTTTAGCTCAGTTTGGACATGATCTGACTCTAGAAGAAGCAAACAAGCGTTTTCAGGCATTCTTGAATGACAGAAATACACCACTTTGTCCACCTGATATAAGAAAG GCAACATATGTGGCAGTAATGCAACAGGCAAGCAAAACCAACCGATCGGGTTATGAATCCCTTCTGAAAGTATATAGAGAAACTGACTTAAGTCAAGAGAAAATACGCATTCTGG GCTCCTTGTCTGATACACCTGATCCGGATCTAGTTCTTGAAGTTCTTAACTTCATGCTGACTCCTGAG GTCCGTAGCCAGGACGTGATTATGGGGCTTCCTACTAGTCCGGAAGGACGAGAGGTAGCCTGGGAATGGCTTAAG GAAAACTGGAAACGCATATTAGAGACATATGGCTCTGGATTTTTGATAACTCGGTTTGTCAGTGCAGTTGTCTCACCG TTTGCTTCCGTTGAGAAAGCGAAGGAAGTAGAGGATTTCTTTGCTAGCCATGGTGGTACAAAGCCAATTGCTAGGACGTTAAAGCAGAGCCTGGAGAGGGTTAACATCAATGCAAACTGGGTTGAGAGTGTTAAGGACGAGAAAAACCTTGCTGATGCTGTCAAAGAGTTGGCATATAGGAAATACTAG
- the LOC112766403 gene encoding protein phosphatase 2C 50, whose translation MEEMSTTVAVPLTVGNSVCDKPTIATHMDVSRLKLMTDTGLLSNSVTAVSTETFIGSNEDHNGGNLEDEVGSTTVTPSKKGSEGEIPLDDMISQNKSTLVGGDEASTPEIEEDDTLSLEGDPIIDSSCSLSAASENSSICGDEFINSEANPDLGTRSSVDIGKSMCTVDAVARAADLGESNYEADIMSEPLNVAVSLEEAVVGSVTKPTTVVLHQLPLEKVVAGTGGRSVFELDCTPLWGFISLCGKRPEMEDAFATVPRFMKIPIEMLIGDRVIDGLNKSLSQQTIHFFGVYDGHGGSQVANYCRERMHLALAEEIELVKEGLIVGSSKDDCQDQWKKAFTNCFLKVDAEVGGKVNNEPVAPETVGSTAVVAAICSSHIIVSNCGDSRAVLCRGKEPMALSVDHKPNRDDEYARIEAAGGKVIQWNGHRVFGVLAMSRSIGDRYLKPWIIPEPEVTFLPRTKDDECLILASDGLWDVMTNEEVCDLARKRILLWHKKNGLTLPPERGEGVDPAAQAAAEYLSSRALQKGSKDNITVIVVDLKAQRKFKSKT comes from the exons ATGGAGGAGATGTCGACTACGGTTGCAGTGCCATTAACAGTAGGTAATTCGGTGTGTGATAAGCCAACCATAGCTACCCACATGGATGTATCTAGACTTAAGCTGATGACTGATACGGGGTTGTTAAGTAATTCTGTAACAGCGGTTTCTACTGAAACGTTTATAGGCTCTAATGAGGATCATAATGGTGGCAATCTTGAGGATGAAGTTGGTAGTACAACAGTCACACCATCAAAAAAGGGAAGTGAAGGAGAAATTCCTCTGGATGATATGATATCCCAGAATAAAAGCACTTTGGTTGGTGGTGATGAAGCTTCAACCCCAGAAATCGAGGAGGATGATACCTTATCATTGGAAGGTGATCCAATTATTGATAGCTCCTGTTCTCTTTCAGCAGCCAGTGAGAACAGTAGTATTTGTGGAGATGAGTTCATCAATTCGGAGGCCAATCCGGATTTAGGAACAAGAAGTTCCGTAGACATAGGGAAGAGCATGTGCACTGTTGATGCTGTTGCCAGGGCTGCTGATTTAGGGGAGTCCAATTATGAGGCAGATATTATGAGTGAACCCCTTAATGTAGCGGTGAGCCTTGAAGAGGCAGTAGTTGGATCTGTCACAAAGCCTACTACAGTTGTTCTTCATCAGCTACCTCTAGAAAAAGTGGTGGCTGGAACAGGTGGTCGAAGTGTTTTTGAATTGGACTGTACTCCGCTTTGGGGATTTATATCTTTGTGTGGAAAAAGACCCGAGATGGAAGACGCATTTGCAACAGTACCCCGATTCATGAAGATTCCTATTGAAATGCTAATTGGTGATAGGGTAATTGATGGACTGAATAAAAGTTTGAGTCAGCAAACAATTCATTTCTTTGGAGTCTATGATGGCCATGGTGGCTCTCAG GTGGCAAACTATTGTCGTGAGCGTATGCATTTGGCGTTGGCAGAGGAAATAGAATTAGTCAAGGAAGGTCTAATAGTTGGAAGTAGCAAGGATgattgtcaagaccaatggaaaAAAGCTTTCACCAATTGCTTTTTGAAGGTTGATGCTGAAGTTGGGGGAAAAGTTAACAATGAACCTGTTGCACCGGAGACTGTCGGATCAACTGCAGTTGTTGCTGCTATCTGTTCATCTCATATCATTGTTTCAAACTGTGGTGATTCAAGAGCAGTCTTGTGCCGTGGCAAAGAGCCCATGGCTTTATCCGTTGACCATAAA CCCAATCGAGATGATGAATATGCAAGAATTGAGGCAGCAGGAGGGAAGGTGATCCAGTGGAATGGTCATCGTGTATTTGGTGTCCTTGCAATGTCACGATCTATCG GTGATAGATATTTGAAGCCATGGATCATTCCGGAGCCGGAAGTTACGTTTCTTCCCCGGACGAAAGACGACGAATGCCTCATTCTGGCGAGTGATGGCCTGTGGGATGTCATGACGAATGAAGAGGTGTGCGACCTAGCTAGGAAGCGAATACTTCTCTGGCACAAGAAAAATGGCCTGACACTGCCACCAGAAAGGGGAGAGGGAGTTGATCCTGCAGCACAAGCGGCCGCAGAGTACCTATCGAGCCGCGCCTTACAGAAGGGAAGCAAAGATAACATCACAGTAATTGTGGTGGACTTAAAAGCTCAAAGAAAATTCAAGAGCAAGACATGA